Within the Streptomyces sp. R41 genome, the region CTTCGCGGCGGGCACGGTCGGCGTGCGGGGGAAGGAGTCGGCGTCGACGGCCGGGAACTTGGAGGTGCCGTCCGCGTAGTCGGCGTCGTCGAAGGGCACGCCGTCCTTGGTCAGATACGGGAAGGCACCCTTGGAGAGGTAGTCGTAGGACTTCTCCTCGTAGTCGACGACATCGGCCGTGTGGTTGGTGATGACGTCGAAGAAGACCTTCATGCCCTTGGCGTGGGCCTTGGAGATCAGCGTCTCCAAGTCCTTGTTGGTGCCGAAGTGCGGGTCGACCTGGGTGAAGTCGGTGATCCAGTAGCCGTGGTAACCGGCCGAGGCGTCCTTGCCGGTGCCCTGCACGGGCTGGTTCTTGAAGATCGGCGCCATCCAGATGGCGGTGGTGCCGAGCCCCTTGATGTAGTCGAGCTTCTTGGTCAGGCCCTTGAGGTCGCCGCCCTGGTAGAAGCCCTTGTCGGTGGGGTCGTAGCCGGTCGACAGGCGTGACCCGGTCAGGCCGCCCTCGTCGTTGGACGTGTCGCCGTTGGCGAAGCGGTCCGGCATCACGAAGTAGAACTGCTCGCGGGTGTCGTCGTGCCGGGACGGCTCGGCGGCAAGCTTCGCGTCGGACGGCGGTGCGGGCGGGGTGTCGGCCCGCGCGGCGAGGGGCTGCGCAAGCGATACGGCCAGAGCGGCGGCGAGGACGGCTGCGCGCAGCCTCAGACGGCGGCGCGCCGGCCCTCTCGGTATCAGGTCCACAGGTGTGAACTCCTAGCGATTACGGCGTATTCGGGTCCGACCCCGCGCTGCGTTCCGGCTTCGGTGCCGAACGCCCGCGTGACCGTATCGCTCACGCAAGGTTTACAGCAAGAGTCTTGCAATGCGCGGCAAGGGCTTTCAGCAGCTGGACTTGCCCGTGTAGATCGCCAGTGCCGTGTTGGAGCCCAGCGTCGCCGTGAACTGGCCGGAGCCGTTCACCGTGACGCTCGTGTTGTTCTGGACGTTGCAGTACGTCCCGGCGGCGAGCGAGGTGGTGTACGTCCGGGTCAGCGAGGAGGACTCGTGGTTGATGGCCACGAAACCCTTGCTGCCGCGACCGAAGGCGATGGCGTCGGCGCCGTTGTCCCACCAGTTGGTGAGGGACTCACCGCGGGTGGCGTTGCGGAAGGCGACCATCGACTTGATCTCCGGCCAGGCGTGCTGGCACTTCCAGCCGTCCTGCCAACAGGCGTTGACCGTACCGCCGTTGGGCGGGCCCGCGTCCGTGTCGGACCACTCGTAGCCGGAGTTGATGTCGGGCGCGCCGTAGGGGTAGGCGAGCATGAAGACGTTCGCGAGGGTGTAGTTCGCGCCGTCCTTGTAGTTGAGCGTCGAGCCGTTGCGCTCGGTGTCGTGGTTGTCGACGAAGACGCCCGCGACTGAGCTGCTCATGTACCCCCAGCCCTCGCCGTAGTTCTTCAGATAGGCGAGGTTCTCGTTGTTAAAGACCCGCTTGAGGTCGTAGGCGTACCGGAACTCCTGGACATCGCCGTTGCCCGTGTACTCGGTCGGCTGGACGGCCTCGCCCGAGCCGTAGATCACCTCCTGCTTCCAGTACACGGACGGATTGCTCAGCCGGGACTTGATGTTCGCGAGGTCGGCCGCCGGTATGTGCTTGGCCGCGTCGATGCGGAAGCCGTCGACGCCGTAGCCGAGCAGGGTGTTCATGTACCCGGCGATGGTCTTGCGGACGTACTCCTCGCCGGTGTCCAGGTCGGCGAGCCCGACGAGTTCGCAGTTCTGGACGTTGGCGCGGTTGGTGTAGTCGCTGATCGTCGCCGTGCAGTCGTCCATGTCGTAGGACGAGTACAGGCCCGGGTAGTTGTACTTCGTGTACGAAGAGCCGCCCGTGCCGGTGCCGGAACCGGCCGACATGTGGTTGATCACCGTGTCCGCCACGACCTTCACGCCCGCCGCGTGGCACGTGTTCACCATGTTCTGGAACGCGGTGGCGTCGCCGAGCCTGCCGGCGATCTTGTAGCTCACGGGCTGGTAGGAGGTCCACCACTGCGAGCCCTGTATGTGCTCGGCGGGCGGGGACACCTGGACGTAGCCGTAACCGGCCGGGCCCAGCGTGTTGGTGCATTCCTTGGCGACCGAGTCGAACTTCCACTCGAAGAGGACGGCGGTGACGTCCTTGGTGCCGGGTGGGGAGGCCGCCGCCGTACCGGGGGGAACGGTCACCGAGACCGCCAGGCCCGCCGCGAGGGCGAACGAGGCGGCAAGCGTTTTCCTTGCCATGTGGGTGCTCCTGCACTTCGTCGTGCGGGTGGGGGGATCGGAAGGTATCTCTTGCAAACAAGTTTCAGCAAGATGTCGTAAGAACTTTCAACTTCCTTATTGACGCCGCCCCTTCAACAGTCCCACGCTCCACACGTGTCAACTCCCGCCCACACCGCTCGAGTTGACCGATCCGGAGAGGAGCCGCATCACTATGGCCTTACGACGACGAAGAGTCACCAGACTGCTGGTGACCGCAGCGCTGGCAATCGGCGGCCTGGCCGCACTGCCCGCTCAGCAAGCCGCCGCGGCCGACACCGGTGTTCCCAACGGCGATGTGATCGCCAACCTGTGGGATTGACATCCTCCCCCCCCTTAAAAGTGGGGGATTCCAACCCGGGTGGGTTGAGGTTCACGGACGCTCGAACGGCCGGTGGCCGCTGTCATCCCTCCGGCACCGGCTGATCGCCGGGGGCGGGGAACCCGCCCTGTCCTGCCGCGACATTGGTTGCTGCGTTCTCGTCGGCGTTGCAGGTGAACCCGCAGGACACGCAGACGAAGTCGGCTTGGCTCTTGCGCGACTTCTTCTCGATCCATCCGCAGGCGCTGCACCGCAAGGAAGTGAAAGGTGCGGGGACGTCCTCGACCCGGCCGGGAGCCTTGTGCTCCGTGCGCTGCCGGAGCAGGCCCCAGCCCTGGGCGAGGATCGCCCGGTTCAGCCCGGCCTTCTGCTTGATCTTCTTGCCGGGCTGTTCGACCGTCCCCTTCGCGGAGGCGGTCATGTTCTTGATGTTCAGCTTCTCGAAGCGCACCAGGCCATAGGTGCGGGCGAGCATGGTGCTGGTCTTCTCGCACCAGTCCTTGCGCCGGTCAGCTTCGCGTGCCTTGAGTCTGGCGACCCTGGCGTACTCGGCGGTCCTAGCCTCGCTGCCCTTGGGCGCGCGGGCGGCTCGGCGCTGGTGCTTGCGGATCTGGGCACGTTCCCTGACGGTGAGCTGCGGGCAGTTCAGCTTCCGCCCGTCCGAGAGGGCGGCCGTGATCTTCACGCCCCGATCGATGCCGATGACTTCGCCCGTTGCGGGCGCGTCGACGGGCTCGGGGATGACCGCGAACGCGATGTGCCACTG harbors:
- a CDS encoding alpha-amylase family protein, with product MARKTLAASFALAAGLAVSVTVPPGTAAASPPGTKDVTAVLFEWKFDSVAKECTNTLGPAGYGYVQVSPPAEHIQGSQWWTSYQPVSYKIAGRLGDATAFQNMVNTCHAAGVKVVADTVINHMSAGSGTGTGGSSYTKYNYPGLYSSYDMDDCTATISDYTNRANVQNCELVGLADLDTGEEYVRKTIAGYMNTLLGYGVDGFRIDAAKHIPAADLANIKSRLSNPSVYWKQEVIYGSGEAVQPTEYTGNGDVQEFRYAYDLKRVFNNENLAYLKNYGEGWGYMSSSVAGVFVDNHDTERNGSTLNYKDGANYTLANVFMLAYPYGAPDINSGYEWSDTDAGPPNGGTVNACWQDGWKCQHAWPEIKSMVAFRNATRGESLTNWWDNGADAIAFGRGSKGFVAINHESSSLTRTYTTSLAAGTYCNVQNNTSVTVNGSGQFTATLGSNTALAIYTGKSSC
- a CDS encoding RNA-guided endonuclease InsQ/TnpB family protein, with translation MSRFRMYPTSEQAGIMLDHCAHARYVWNLAVEQHSHWYKGRKAAPGFAEQCRQLTEARRASEWLRAGNADVQQQALKDFATAKTAKFTSGFGEPTWRKKYVHEGFRVIGTDRVPEFEADGSPKLNAKSTQVWGRSVVVQKLNRRWAQVKVPGCGWVRFRLTRAELPKAKTFRVTFRNGQWHIAFAVIPEPVDAPATGEVIGIDRGVKITAALSDGRKLNCPQLTVRERAQIRKHQRRAARAPKGSEARTAEYARVARLKAREADRRKDWCEKTSTMLARTYGLVRFEKLNIKNMTASAKGTVEQPGKKIKQKAGLNRAILAQGWGLLRQRTEHKAPGRVEDVPAPFTSLRCSACGWIEKKSRKSQADFVCVSCGFTCNADENAATNVAAGQGGFPAPGDQPVPEG